The following are from one region of the Gloeomargarita lithophora Alchichica-D10 genome:
- a CDS encoding glycosyltransferase family 4 protein, with translation MLKVALICPFNLERLSGTPVRTNLTAQSLNNHCELLVCATGGRDTYVKVIPDVWQPRPHRQPQFRLDRFTKQVLPALRAFQPDAIHLISPTGILSALAYKILHPKVKIITEIHGLTCYEMTGGSWLARNTFHLLDFLSLYFAHHIIAMSYSQKALITQLFGKYLDKKISVIWGPVDLNFIQPMPLPLSNQFTIGYLGNGSFWQGIDLILTAVKQLQNHPQIHFMLGGIQPDLYKIQLPQPLPANLTIIPIVPLGKENEFFSQCHALISSRIGGMVTESQYPYKLSYYLAAGRPIIASDVSDQRLIVEQANCGFIFNPDQPETLAEKILTLFHTSQEKRHIMGNNGRQFAEKYLSLGQLGITLLQIYQGKGGTRKTLPPSPKIN, from the coding sequence ATGCTTAAAGTTGCGTTAATTTGTCCTTTTAATTTAGAACGATTATCCGGGACACCAGTGCGGACAAATTTAACCGCTCAAAGTCTGAACAATCACTGTGAATTATTGGTCTGTGCTACCGGCGGCAGGGATACCTATGTAAAAGTTATTCCAGATGTCTGGCAACCCCGTCCCCACCGTCAACCCCAGTTCCGTTTAGACCGTTTTACCAAGCAAGTTTTACCAGCACTCCGGGCATTTCAGCCGGATGCTATCCACCTTATTTCCCCCACCGGAATTTTGAGCGCACTGGCCTATAAAATACTTCATCCTAAAGTAAAAATCATCACGGAAATTCATGGCTTGACCTGCTATGAAATGACCGGCGGGAGTTGGTTAGCCCGTAACACATTTCATCTTTTGGACTTTTTAAGTTTATATTTTGCCCACCATATTATCGCTATGAGCTACAGTCAAAAAGCATTAATCACCCAACTATTTGGTAAATACTTAGACAAAAAAATCTCAGTGATTTGGGGGCCGGTTGACCTTAATTTTATCCAACCCATGCCCTTGCCTTTAAGCAATCAATTTACCATCGGTTACTTGGGAAATGGGAGTTTTTGGCAGGGAATTGATTTAATTTTAACCGCCGTTAAGCAGTTACAAAATCACCCGCAGATTCATTTTATGTTAGGGGGGATTCAGCCTGATTTGTATAAAATTCAGCTTCCGCAACCGCTACCCGCCAATCTCACCATCATTCCCATCGTACCCCTGGGGAAGGAAAATGAATTTTTTAGCCAATGCCATGCCCTGATTTCCAGCCGCATTGGTGGTATGGTAACCGAGAGTCAATATCCCTATAAATTATCCTATTATTTAGCGGCTGGACGGCCGATTATTGCTTCCGATGTGAGTGACCAACGGTTAATTGTTGAACAGGCAAATTGTGGTTTTATCTTTAACCCTGACCAACCGGAAACCCTAGCGGAAAAAATTTTAACCCTATTTCATACTTCTCAAGAAAAACGGCACATTATGGGGAATAATGGCCGTCAATTTGCTGAAAAGTATCTGAGTTTAGGACAACTGGGTATAACACTTTTGCAAATTTACCAAGGGAAAGGGGGAACGCGGAAAACGCTACCCCCCAGCCCCAAGATAAACTAA
- the ftsH3 gene encoding ATP-dependent zinc metalloprotease FtsH3, giving the protein MNKRWRNVGLYVLLAVVVVALGTAFFDRRPQVEVWRYSQFVDAVQAGQVAKVSITSDRTQAEVVRQNGERVMVNLPNDPDLINILTEKNVDISVVPRREEGFWFRAVSSLFLPVLLLVGLFFLLRRAQAGPGSQAMNFGKSRARVHMEPQTQVTFTDVAGIDQAKLELAEVVDFLKNADRFTAVGAKIPKGVLLVGPPGTGKTLLARAVAGEAGVPFFSISGSEFVEMFVGVGASRVRDLFEQAKQNAPCIVFIDEIDAVGRQRGAGLGGGNDEREQTLNQLLTEMDGFEGNTGIIIIAATNRPDVLDAALLRPGRFDRQVVVDRPDYKGRLEILHVHARGKVLAPDVDLEKIARRTPGFTGADLSNLLNEAAILAARRSLNEISMDEINDAIDRVLAGPEKKDRVMSEKRKTLVAYHEAGHALVGALMPDYDPVQKISIIPRGRAGGLTWFTPNEDRMDSGLYSRSYLQNQMAVALGGRVAEEIIFGEEEVTTGAANDLQQVARVARQMVMRFGMSDRVGQVSLGRSQGGMFLGREIAMERDFSEETAAIIDEEVRLLVDAAYKQAKQVLMNNHSLLDKLAQMLVEKETVDAEELQNLLDNNDLVMAQLV; this is encoded by the coding sequence GTGAATAAGAGGTGGCGCAACGTTGGGCTTTATGTGCTTCTGGCGGTGGTGGTAGTGGCCTTGGGAACCGCTTTTTTTGACCGCAGACCGCAGGTAGAGGTCTGGCGTTATAGCCAATTTGTGGATGCGGTGCAGGCGGGACAGGTGGCCAAGGTAAGCATTACCTCAGACCGGACGCAGGCGGAAGTGGTGCGCCAAAACGGGGAGCGGGTGATGGTGAATTTGCCCAACGACCCGGATTTGATCAATATCCTGACGGAAAAAAATGTGGATATTTCGGTGGTGCCCCGCCGGGAGGAGGGCTTTTGGTTCCGGGCGGTGAGCAGTTTGTTCCTGCCGGTGTTGCTGTTGGTGGGGTTGTTTTTCCTATTGCGGCGGGCGCAGGCGGGGCCGGGTTCCCAGGCGATGAATTTTGGCAAGTCCCGCGCCCGGGTGCACATGGAACCCCAGACCCAGGTGACGTTTACGGATGTGGCCGGGATTGACCAGGCCAAGTTGGAACTGGCGGAAGTGGTGGACTTTTTGAAAAATGCCGACCGGTTTACGGCGGTGGGGGCAAAAATTCCCAAGGGGGTTCTGCTCGTGGGGCCGCCGGGGACGGGGAAAACCCTGTTGGCACGGGCGGTGGCCGGGGAAGCCGGGGTGCCGTTTTTCAGCATTTCCGGTTCGGAATTTGTGGAAATGTTTGTGGGGGTGGGGGCTTCGCGGGTGCGGGATTTGTTTGAACAGGCGAAGCAAAATGCCCCCTGTATCGTATTTATTGATGAAATTGATGCGGTCGGTCGCCAACGGGGAGCCGGTTTGGGGGGTGGCAATGACGAGCGGGAGCAAACCCTGAACCAACTTTTGACGGAAATGGACGGGTTTGAGGGCAACACGGGGATTATCATTATTGCCGCCACCAACCGCCCGGATGTGTTGGATGCGGCCTTACTGCGACCGGGGCGGTTTGACCGGCAGGTGGTGGTGGATCGTCCCGATTACAAGGGGCGGTTGGAGATTTTGCACGTCCACGCCCGCGGGAAGGTGCTGGCTCCCGATGTGGATTTGGAAAAAATTGCCCGCCGGACACCAGGGTTTACGGGTGCCGATTTGTCCAATTTGCTGAATGAGGCCGCCATTTTAGCCGCCCGTCGGTCGTTGAACGAGATTTCGATGGATGAAATCAACGATGCCATTGACCGGGTGTTGGCCGGGCCGGAGAAAAAAGACCGGGTGATGAGCGAGAAACGCAAAACCCTGGTGGCCTACCACGAGGCGGGTCATGCCCTGGTGGGGGCGTTGATGCCGGACTACGACCCGGTGCAAAAAATCAGCATCATTCCCCGGGGGCGAGCGGGTGGTTTGACCTGGTTCACCCCCAACGAAGACCGGATGGATTCCGGTTTGTACAGCCGCAGTTATCTGCAAAACCAGATGGCGGTGGCCTTGGGGGGTCGGGTGGCCGAGGAAATTATCTTTGGGGAGGAGGAGGTGACCACCGGGGCGGCCAACGACCTGCAACAGGTGGCACGGGTGGCGCGCCAGATGGTGATGCGCTTTGGCATGAGTGACCGGGTGGGGCAGGTGTCCCTAGGGCGCAGTCAGGGCGGGATGTTCCTGGGACGGGAAATCGCTATGGAGCGGGACTTTTCCGAGGAAACGGCGGCCATTATTGACGAGGAGGTGCGTTTGTTGGTGGATGCGGCCTACAAACAGGCCAAACAGGTGCTAATGAACAATCACTCCCTGCTCGATAAATTGGCGCAAATGTTGGTGGAAAAAGAAACCGTAGATGCGGAGGAACTGCAAAATCTATTGGATAACAATGACCTGGTAATGGCGCAGTTGGTTTAG
- a CDS encoding type II toxin-antitoxin system RelE/ParE family toxin, producing the protein MKYRIEISSVAEAEADGAFLRLSQATSPAKVSQWYSGLLQAIESLSQMPKRCPLARENEYFSQEIRQLLYGQGRNSYRVLFTVLEGQNTSTIRILHIRHASQQTIGKDSEEPDAT; encoded by the coding sequence ATGAAGTATCGTATCGAAATTTCAAGCGTGGCAGAGGCTGAAGCAGACGGTGCATTTCTACGGTTGTCTCAAGCTACCTCTCCTGCAAAGGTAAGCCAATGGTATTCAGGACTGTTACAAGCAATTGAGTCTTTGTCTCAAATGCCTAAACGCTGCCCATTAGCACGAGAAAATGAGTATTTTAGCCAAGAGATTCGCCAGTTACTTTACGGGCAGGGGCGTAATTCATACCGAGTCCTTTTTACTGTTCTGGAGGGGCAAAATACATCAACGATTCGCATTCTCCACATCCGTCATGCATCACAGCAAACAATTGGTAAAGACTCTGAAGAACCCGACGCAACCTAA
- a CDS encoding YybH family protein: MSEMNAAETQVCAVLEDWANATQQNRKDEILKNHVPDLVIFDVLPPMKYESAESYRQSWDDWQPETQSEGQFDLENLSITASTDLAFAHCFIRCGGTMPNGLMFQDLVRATFCLKKIDGTWKILHQHISKPMQKSGG, translated from the coding sequence ATGAGTGAAATGAATGCGGCAGAGACTCAGGTTTGCGCGGTTCTTGAAGACTGGGCTAATGCGACGCAGCAGAACCGCAAAGACGAAATTCTCAAGAACCATGTCCCTGATCTTGTGATCTTTGACGTTCTACCGCCGATGAAATATGAAAGTGCTGAGTCTTATCGCCAGAGTTGGGATGATTGGCAGCCTGAAACCCAGAGCGAAGGGCAGTTTGATCTGGAGAATCTATCCATAACAGCCAGTACCGATCTTGCTTTTGCACATTGCTTTATTCGTTGCGGTGGCACAATGCCAAATGGACTCATGTTTCAGGATTTGGTGCGAGCTACTTTCTGTCTTAAGAAAATAGACGGAACGTGGAAGATTTTACATCAGCACATATCTAAGCCAATGCAGAAATCTGGTGGCTAA
- the tsaD gene encoding tRNA (adenosine(37)-N6)-threonylcarbamoyltransferase complex transferase subunit TsaD, with protein sequence MTTILAIETSCDETAVAVVQNRQVLAEAVASQIAQHQVYGGVVPEIASRQHLEVINVLLQQVQTATGLSWGELDAIAVTCAPGLVGALNIGLAAAKTLAILYQQPLVGIHHLEGHICAAYLTDPHLQPPFLCLLVSGGHTSLVAVREGQTYHPLGQTRDDAVGEAFDKVARLLGLGYPGGPAIDRLAPSGNPQAFALPEGKISLPGGGVHPYDMSFSGLKTAVRRLVEKIPPPLPVADVAASFQYTVVQALTRRAMRCALDQGLTTLVVAGGVAANRELRQTITATATQQGIRVIIPPMKYCTDNAAMIGCAGVIRLKQGQGSPLHLTSQSRMMLTDIHTLYGKAE encoded by the coding sequence ATGACCACTATTTTAGCCATTGAAACCAGTTGTGATGAAACGGCGGTGGCGGTCGTCCAAAACCGCCAGGTTTTAGCGGAAGCGGTGGCTTCCCAAATCGCTCAGCATCAAGTCTATGGGGGCGTGGTGCCGGAGATTGCCTCCCGGCAACATTTGGAGGTGATTAACGTTTTACTCCAACAGGTGCAAACGGCAACCGGCTTATCTTGGGGGGAACTGGATGCCATTGCCGTCACCTGTGCGCCGGGGTTGGTGGGGGCGTTGAACATTGGGCTGGCCGCCGCCAAAACCTTAGCGATCCTCTATCAACAACCCTTGGTGGGGATTCACCATTTGGAAGGCCACATTTGCGCCGCTTATTTAACCGACCCCCACCTGCAACCGCCGTTTTTATGCCTGTTGGTATCCGGGGGGCATACCAGTTTGGTAGCGGTGCGGGAGGGGCAGACCTACCACCCCCTGGGGCAAACCCGGGATGATGCGGTGGGGGAAGCCTTTGATAAAGTGGCTCGCCTGTTGGGGTTGGGGTATCCCGGCGGCCCCGCCATTGACCGCCTTGCCCCCAGCGGTAATCCCCAGGCGTTTGCCTTGCCGGAGGGTAAAATTTCCCTACCGGGGGGCGGGGTTCACCCCTACGACATGAGTTTTAGTGGCCTCAAAACCGCCGTGCGGCGTTTGGTAGAAAAAATCCCCCCACCCCTGCCGGTAGCGGATGTAGCGGCCAGTTTTCAGTACACGGTTGTGCAAGCCTTGACCCGCCGAGCGATGCGGTGTGCGCTGGATCAGGGCTTGACTACCTTGGTCGTGGCCGGGGGGGTAGCGGCGAATCGGGAATTGCGGCAGACTATCACCGCAACGGCGACCCAGCAAGGCATCCGGGTGATTATTCCGCCCATGAAGTACTGCACTGACAATGCGGCCATGATTGGCTGTGCGGGCGTAATCCGCCTGAAACAGGGGCAAGGTTCCCCCTTGCATCTCACCAGCCAGTCCCGGATGATGCTCACAGATATTCATACATTGTATGGCAAAGCAGAATAA